ttcacttaaTTCTTTATTTGCAGTCTTTATGAAAGTAAGagcattattttaaaattacaacCGTCGGTACTATGGACACTATTACTAATGAAAATTAATCATCCGTAAGTCAAACTTTTTATCGTGGAAGTGGCCGTCAGTAGAAGTTTATTCTTTACCCCCGGTTTCTGCCCACGTCATTGGACGTTAGTAAAAGGGGGACGTATACTTCCGGTAGATGACGCCGGTCAATAAAATCGTGAAAGAAACCATCTTTTCTGATGGATACATAATTCAATCAGTGGATGTTTTACTGATGGTTCGTCTATCTATCCTGACGTTAACTTTGCGTCAGTAAATATACAGTTTTTTTGTAGTGCCCATTCTAGAGTTAATGTAAAAGGTAGGCTGGAAAATAAAACGAACAAGGTGTGCTtacaattaaatgaaaaaaggtGAGAATGTAATTTGTTGATAGACACTAGTaatattgggaaaaaaaatgtaagtgaTATCTTTTTATTACCCGGTtaacaaaaatcattttaagCTGCCCTTATTTAATGGCCATTATGAAAATAACGTATGTTCATTATTTAGATGAGAAAATATTAACCCTCTTTTAGTGTTATAGGCAAAGGATGGACTTCAAGAAAAGGGTGAGCATTAGTCACATAAAGGTcagaaataatgaaaaaattgcaattagtgacacattttttattcttcagTTAACGAAAAATCATTTTAAGCCCTTACAATTTGAGTCTTTATGAAAAGAATTATCATCATCGGTAcaggtgtttcatgaatataaccTAAAGATTGAGGCAAATTCACAAAACATCTTAAAAAGTCTCTTATAAATTTGCTCCAGCTTTTAAGATACATTCATAAAACAGTTACAAATTGTTCTATCTGCCAAACGAACTCAATTAGATTGTTACTATCTAGTCATTCGACCTTCAAATTTGAGTTAGTTTTATAAAACAGTATATTATAAGTTCCATGAGTCTGAcctaatttttgaagcaatttccTTGAATAGTAATAATTTGTTACTAGTGCCAAATGCCCTCCTACTCAACACAAATATCTGAGCAATCAGCCCAACAATAACAATATTTTCCTCAATAGTAACAACATTCACGCCCAACAAAATCCAAGTTGCATCAAAAGAAAGCCGTATAAAGAAATCTTTAGGCGAACTTGGTGCACCTATTTCCACGTCCgaataaaaaaatttgcctCTTCAAGTTATTTTCGCTACATAGACTTCTTATCAAGGAAATTAATCCATCTTTTTCTCGACATGGAAATACATATCATTCCCACCGGGGCCAGAGAATGGGAAAGATCCCTCTTTCGCTTGATTGCCCTTGGGAAGAAGCCAGCACTTGAAGAAGTTCGAgcatttttctctaaaattaaAACCACTTTGTCCTTGAAACAAAGACAGGAAGCCAATTATTTTAACTTGTAATACATACGTCATTTCTTCCCGCATTTGACTGGTGGAAATAGGGATGCCAGCTTTATGTCCCCCTCTCTGACCCCGACCTTTTGTTGTTAGTGCTGCTTGTATATATCTTTGTTTTAAAAGATGAATGGTAGGTAAGGTGAGCAGTCTAGCGTAATTCACTTTATTTAGTCTAAATGATTGAACCCTGCATTTCCAacttctgtatatatatatgtcctcgTGTTTAACCGGCTTCATTCCCAACCATGAAATCAACTTACAAGCTGCGGCGGAGGCAGTTCTGGGCactgtatgggcaattgcccacacaagccaagaaaaatgtttatttttatgttatctgTCCCtgtaatttttcttaaaaatttaaaattatataagtAGTGCCCTTTAACCCCAATTTTCTACTCCCCCCTGCTTAAAAGATGGCCAACAAAATGTACATCATTTATGTTTGAATGGGTGGACTAGATGCCTTGAAGTACAGATGAGACATCCCATCTCTGAAGTCCATCTTCTAAATCAAACACAAGCCTGTTCATATGTATCCTGACACTTAGGGCTTATTTGAGGCACGCACTGTACAGCAGGAGATTTTTTTGGGGCGTACTGTTTTTCTATGCAACATCAGATGCACGTACTGCCAAATCAAGTGAATGTAGGAAACTTATCCTGAAGAAAAATTGGACcctaaggttgcatttgatagatCAGGATGGAAGGgggtccgaccttaaatccatcgATCTGAGATCCCACCCACAAGTCTCAGATCACTTTGGATCCCAGATCCACAGTTAgacaaacacaacctaagtaTCTTGAGACAATTAATTTTTTCAGTCCCAAAGATGTTGATCTACAGATACTTTTAACAGCGTGCAAGGTCCCTTGGATAGCTTGACTCCACAACTTTTACATTTATAGGCAAATCGATCAAGACAACAAGATTAGAGATATTGTGAATTCATCAAAAAACCTGAATGGTTGCATATTTGAATTTATCCCCTAAAAAAGTTAAGTAGTCGAATCTTATTTGTTATTAATTAAAGGAAATTATGCTATTTTATCAAACTTTTCCTAGCTGCAGTTGGTAAGATCATATTCGTgcatgaaataaaatttatttctttgtcaaagGTATGAAGTTTGAAAGTTTTCTGGGAAGTACATGCATTTGTGATAATGATGAAACTGCCACTTTGCTACCCAACCTTACggattgaaaaagatgaaaagaataaCGATGAGGATGGAGAGATGGATAGAAGAGCAGCACATTAATTCATGTTTTAGACCAAAGGCAACACAAGTATCATCTTATCTCTAACTCAAATATCATTAACAAATGATCCATTTGCGCCATTTAACTATCAAACATACTATATAAATCTCTAAATAAATCTGGAGTTCCAACGGTTCAAGAAGATTCTAAATTATTAGACATTCAAACAATTCGCCAAACATTTGGTGGGTAGGTGAAAGGTTAGGGactgaaaaattcaaaaatcataaaacacattaaaatgacaaccaatcattgtaatatttttttcactAAGTTCAAGTGTAGTAGAATTAGATATGTTTTAAGTATGATGCTGTAATCCAGCTGACATGGTCAGAATCCAGCCAGGTCAATAATTGGGTAAAAAATAAGGGTTTTGTGTTTGTATAGATATTTCATagaattaatatatcaaatagATACTATTAAGCTCAACAAACtttattaaaatgttttatgACGAAATGCaactaaaaaacagaaaaatttggATAGATCccttaaaataatattattacTTAAAATCGttcacaaatatgaaaaaactttaCATTAAGTTCAAGAGGAACCCACCTTTTTGTCGTTTATGCATCAAAAATTGATAAAGAACACCTGAATCACAGAAAAACTTCGGTAACTGCTGgtgggaagaagaaagaggagataggaaaagagaagaagagctAGATAGAGTTAAAAAGTCGGGTAAATCcttaggccacgtttgatggcctggatttttttgaaggagaattttttcaagaaaaaatctCCACGGTAAATTGAAAAGggggtaaattttcttttttcttgtttcaggtCATGTTTGATAGCCTGGAATTTTTTTGATGGGTAAAAAATGCATAGTTTGATAGACAagaaaaattttttatgaaaaaatttgaaacccaAACATCCTGCTTATTCATTCATCTTCTGGGTTAAGCACCAACATACTTTCTGCAGCATAATACCTTCCAATTTTTCTAAATTCTGCAGCATCTCccagagaaaagaagaatttaaccaaaaaatcaagaatGCCGATTACAAAGTCCATCATTCCTATTGGAACTTTCAGAAACTTGGGTTCCTTGCCCAAAAGTTTGAACAACAATTCTCCCTGCTCAAGTGGTGTTAATGCCTTTCCTGGTCCACCAATTGGGAGAATCTTGTTAATTTTATCTTCACAAGAGATGCAGTCAGCAATGAAAGAGGCCAAATCCTCTTCGCTGATGGGTTTACAGGTGCATAGTTTGCCATCTCCGAACATTACATATGGCTTCCCATCCTTTACCAACTCAACCTGCCCACCTAAACTCATGAAGAAAGCCGTCGGCCTCACAATGCTGTAGGTGAAAtccccattttctgcttccTGCTGCAATTCTGCCTCAAACTTCAGCTTCGCTCTTTGAAATTCAAGGAGGGGCTTCTGGACACATATTGCAggcaagagaagaaaatgaacagCCCCGAATTTTCGCAGTGAAGGGCGACGGTGGTGGCGATAACACCAGCGAGTGGCGATGGCAGCAGCAACCGCAAGCAGTCAAGGAACCATTGAATCAGGGGAGGGAAATTTCAGGGGAGGGCAGAGGCAGCACCGACTAGTGGCGACGACAGTGATGGGTCGGCAGGCAAGAGGCGAGAGCTTCGGCAGCAGCGAACGGCGACATTTGCCTGTGTGGAAGCGGTCGCGAGGGAGAGGAGCGCTGgaagaagccctaacgggcaaaaaaattatccccaaaaaaaagtcggacccgtgagggtccgacttttttccagggtaaatttaccctgGAAACGAGTTTTGAGCGGGGGGATTTTAGCGCCGTTTGATGGCGCTCGTTGAAATCGGTTGAAAccgtacaaaaaaaaaaaaaaaccctcgaTGAACGGTATTTTTCctggccatcaaacgtggccttacTGATGCGTGATAAATGTTGGTAAAGATACTACATGATAAATGTTGGTAAAGATACTACttaaaaacattgataaaagtATTGCGATAACCTTCATCAACGCGAGATGGACGTTGGTAAAAGCTTTATTAACAATGTCCTTAGAAGATACGTCGATGAAACAAAACTTATACACAGAAGGGGGCATCGGTAATGCTTGCCCAGAAAACACTTAAGCCGATGCAAACTTTAATACTCATCGGTGAAAAGTTGACTTTTACCAACTTCTACCCATCGGTCATCGGTAAAAGCCAGCACTTATCGGTGAAGACTAATTTGCATCCAAGTTTGCCCCTGAAAAGTCGTTGAAACGCGATCTTCTCTGACACTCCTTCTTGAACGTGGGTAAAAAGTTCATTTTCAGCACCATCCGCGTTTCCATGCGTCAGTGAATCCGTTTTTTTTCTGGTGGTGTCATCTTCCAAAATAATTATCACGACTAGTTATCTTCTCTTTACTATTCTAATAATTTAGCCCTTGAATACACGTACACGTAagtttaaatctgaattttaagtAACATATCTACAgccaatataaaataaatgttaGCGATagaaataagattttattttttcataagaaTCTAATTAGTTGACAAATCTATGCTGATCACTGTCATATAACATTGAAGTTTTCACGTTACGCTTTAACGGTGAACAATTAATGTAGGCTAAACGGCATGATCAATCCGAAATAAGTGGTAATTTAAGGAAGCGGAATATCACAAACAAGTTGAAATCGCCAATTGCTTATGTCTGAAAATGTCCTACGTAGCTTGATAAACAACCAGTAATCACTAAAAATACCTTACAATAATAACACCATATGAACAATAATAATATCAAGGAGGAACTAAGACGGAActaaaaagagcaaaaaagtGCTCACCTTTGTAAAATTAAAGACAAAAAGGGCCTCCCACACGACTTGCAAAAGGACAAAGAAACCATCCACATAGTCACATGGATGGTGGCCCCGATGAAGTGGGTGCATCTCGAACCTATGTTTCAACCACCCTAAGCTGTGGCGACTTCGGGTCCATCAGACCGGCGGGTGGCTGCTTAGAAGAGGATTGCAGAGTGAGTCAAGTCAAGTCAGGTCCAACTCGAACTTGCTTATAAAACTtgattcgagctcgactcaaagTCACTTGTAaaactcaactcgagctcgagtttaaatttatgcttcAAATGTTAAAAGAGTCAAATTCGAGTTATTAGAACTCGACTACATAAGCATATCATGAATGAAAGATTTTTGTTGCTAAGTTTATCTTTAGATCATACTTTAATGCAGGATATGTGTGTtatttctttggattttttcttaGATGGTTgttcatagttgaattagtCAAAAGAAACCAGTTGAACAAGTTAATGAGCTAAACAAGTTTTGGAAAAACAACAGGCACGATAAGTTAACAGAAAgtgttaaatgagtcaagtaaGTTGAGCACGAGCTCGACATTGTATTGTCAAGTTGAGTTTGGGGCCATTCTATGAAACATGTCTTAAGTTCCAAGCATGCATGCCTGAACTCTGGTTTTTTGAGACAAATCAAGCTCAAGTTCACCCAACTCCAACTTTGTGCACAGCTTAGCTAAGAATGTGTTCTACTACACTTAACCTGagatgaaatatatatatatatatatatatatatatatatatatatatatatatatatatatatattgtgtgtgtgtgtgtgtgtgttctacTACACTTAACCTGagatgaaatatatatataatgggcGGAGGCAAAATTTTTGATGAGtcaaagtgaaattttttaaaatttacatgtaaacttaaaaaaagttttgagGTGGGGCAGGGCCCATGCCAACCATAACTTAGCTCcacccctatatatatatatatatatatatatatatatatatatatatataaaccattgGCACAATCCGAACTGCCACAGTTGAATCCAAAACTGAAATTATTTGGAAGGCGATCCAAAGGCAGATAAACCAAATTAGGAAGCTGGGCTTTTCAAAGAACCAGCAGACAAACGAAATGAACTAGACTCTGCTTTTGTGGTAGAGACAATCAAGTGATGGCCGCGTCTTGGAAAGTCTACATTATTAATTTGGTTGGTCTTAACGTAGATGCAAGTGTCAAGACTCATTGAGTGGTCTCCATGCAGATGCAGCTAAGATAGCTGTTAGGCCGCCTCCTGTAATGGGTCTCTGATCTCATCGTCTTCGCAGAGCAGGTTAAGACAGTTCGTTTTCTAGGTGTTAACGTCTCTgtctgcttctctctctctctctctctctctctctgtttgtgtgtgtgtgtgtgtgtgtgtgtgtgtgtgtggttgtTGGTTATCGTTCTTATCTATCTCTCCGTCTCTTGCGTGGACCAGAACTTTAATCTCGGATTCTACtcattgttttcaaatttttgtaaattaaGTTTCGTAAGGACGCCTAATTACCTTTTCCTTTATAGTGTTAAAAGGTCAGTACCTAAGTCTTGCACTATTAATCAAAACAACTATTTAACCATTAACATTTTGCTGTCACCAACTTCAGCTTGGTTAatatgataaagaaaatataagttcactaGTCTGTTTAGCTTTCTACTTAGTCAGTTTAGCTTTCTGGGATTTTCTTATATTAATGTGGAAAGTTCTTCAAGAAAACCTaattgtatatacatatattttttattttttagatagTAAAATGGTAAGATTTTTactaatttaaaaattgaatccACGTACCAATATTTTCACTTAACCATAGAAATGAGCTACCATTATAAAATTAATGGTTAGCTACGCTGTTTATTATTGCCAACTTTTTAGGTGTTCTCTTGAAGTTTCCTGATAAActtaaaaacaaagagagaatcTTCAACCATATAAAATGCCAATTTTTACCAACTGCTGAAAACTTTGCTGTTGTTCTTAAAAACTGCGAAGAATTTTAAATTCTGTAGTTAATAATGCATGAAAAAAATAGAGCATAATAACAAAAAAGGTCAGATAATAAATAATATGGTATAGTTGAATTGAAACTGATAACCTTAGACTTGGATAATCCACCTTGTAAGTAAACTGATATATAGAAATCTCTAAGCCTAACTGAAGCTAGCCTCATCCATGTGCCTTTCCCCTCATTTTGTGTCTTCTTAATGGAGACGGGGTCGACCTTTCATCCATCAGTCTTGTCTGCTGAATCAAGGGCCAAGGCAATATTACTTCAATTTCGACCAACATTATTTAGTAGCCATGCCACCTCCCGCGCGTCCCAAAACTCTATTTCTTCCATTGAAACCAAACATGCTTTGAATTCCAATCCCACCATATATATACTGCCTTAGTTATCAGCATATTTAACACGGTCTCATATGTAAACAGTAGCCCCTGCTTAACTCAGTTCTCCTAATTTTGTTGGGTAGATCCAAACACAAACCAagccattcaaatttgaataccTTGCTTTAAGTTGAGGCGAGTGGTAAAGAGAAGTTTTCAAATTGGACAATGATACAGCTTTTGTCTAAAATGTTGCATCTtcgtatatatgtgtatattaaCAGCTAGTGTATTACAAGTTGGttatattttttaagttaaGGCTACGGGCAGGGACAGTCTTCAAGTGATTCTAATGGTGGAGTCAATTGGAGGACGCCGAGTCAAGGTCGGCCATAGACGCCTTCAATGTTTCTTCCAGTCAGCCTTAGCTACCTTCAATCAAGGCGAGGTTTTGTTTGAACACGTAGACAACTTCTGAAGAGGGGCTCCAACTTCGTAAACAACCCCCTGCTCAGTTCCCTTCATTGTGGTACAAGAAAActtcataaaaattcaaaatcaatttgtTTGCTGACACAAACGTGACCGCAGGCATTAGTAAAAAGCCATTGGTTTAGTGACGTGTTTCCTTTGTCACTTCATCATTGTCACATCATTTATGCCCAAGGAAATTATACTCAAACATCATATTTCACCACTATGTTGAAGAGATGATTAAAGAAGGATTTGCTCAGATGGAAGGTGGTCAAACATTAAATCCACATTCTCAATGATCCCGGATCACCTCCGACCTTAAATTCCATGCTATCAAATGCCTCGTAAAAGAAAGCTGTATAAAGACGTCAATAGGCTGCCTTGATGCACTTTCCACCTCGAAATTAAAAATTgcctttcaaaattcttttcgTAGAGTTCTTAACATGGAAGCCGATCCACCTTTTTCTCTTCACATGAAATTCAATTCCCCAGGCCCGGAAATCCATCCCGACCGTCCTTTTACAGAGAACTTTCAAAGAAATTTGAGCATAGTTCTAAAACTACTTTCGCCTTGACCCATAGATAGGAAGCCATTTGTTGTATCCTAAGTCGTTACACTTGCGTCTTGTTCTTTCCTTAGTCGACTTGGGAAGTATGATAATATCATTTGTCCCCCTCGCAGACCTTGACCCTGACTTTTGGCATGCTTAGAGTACTACTAATATCTTTTGTTGAAAAGATGGTAGGTATGGTAAGCACAACCTTTGAAAGGCATAATTCACTTCTTTACGCTCAGATCATTGAACcatgcatcatatatatatatatatacatatatatatatatatatataactaataagACAATCTATGTCTGAATGGGCAGACTAATTAAATGTCAATGGGCAGACTAATTAAATGTCAGTGTCCTTAAGACATCCAATGTGAGAAAACTAATAAGACGATCTATGTCTGAATGGGCAGACTAATTAAATGTCAGTGTCCTTAAGACATCCAATGTGAGAATTACTTCTAAATCAAACACAAGAATGTACTTATACGGGCCTCAGTATTGTATCCCGAGTACcctgaaacaattttttttcaatctcaGAAATATGGCCGATCTTCCAAAGCTTTATAATTGTAATAGCACCGATTCAGATCCCCTGAATGGTTTGTCTCCTTAGCCTTCCATTTGCAGGCTCATGGTGACAACAGATTCAGACAGTGAATATATCCAAAAACTTAAGTACGTTGTTGCATAGAACTCCTATAAAAGATAACTTgacctcttttctttttatcgaAATATGTAATCTAGTGCGTAATGTCAAAGAAAGCTGAAGGAAATACCTTTCCTAGATGACACAATGTAATAATGATTTTTTCCTCCAGCTTGATTAAATCATTTTCATTCAGCACTTTTGAATACAACTTCAAGAACAAACCACAGAGTTCTATCATCACAAAGCTCACACTTTTTGGTAGTGTTCTTTATATGGCTAATGGAAGAAATTAGCGCATAAGCATATGGCAATCAGGACTTTTAAAGCCAGAAATTTTATGCTCTTTTGTATGCACACGTCAAAAAATGTTTGTAGAGTAGCCATCCAGAACTTTGATATGTATTAGTACTTTGCAATGacatcattctttttcttgtgcattaGAATACATGCCAGAGGTAAATGAACTCTATTATAATGTTCAAGTAGTTCTTCGTAGAGTAAATGTCTTATAGACATAGCTTCCTAGTCAATCCGACCATATATTGTGTCGTTCGATTTTCTTTCTATGTGAAGTATATCCCAATGAGGTTATCGCACACATTTTTCTCTATATGTTATGTTGCAAACAAGGTAATATGTTTTTTTCCTCCAATTATATGACAAATGTTGAATAGAAACTTTTTACCCATACTGCATGTTGATACCTTCAACTTTATTTAATATATCTTATTCATAAAGTACAATAAGAGCGGACCTCACTTCAATAGTCCCATCAAAAGAATGTGTATTGTAATGATATCTACGGTCCACTGGCAGTGTCTCATATAACACTCTTTATTATAACCAGTAGACAATAGATATATGTATCCTTATGGCAACAAGGACAAGCTAACTTACCTTAGGTACTCTACCCAGACAGATTTGCATATGCACAAAAATCATTAATTATCTGCAAAAATGCTACTTGAAgttgaaatctttttttttttttatgcatcatACATCTCCATCTGAACATCTCATAATTCTTTCAACTCTTCTATAAGTGGTTGCATATACAAATCAATATCTCGTCCCAGATTATTGGATATGATCTGTGAGAGTATGAAATAATGTTGCTTCATGCAGATACAAGGAGGCAAATTATATGGAATTAGTACAACTCGCCATGTAGAATGAGTTGTACTCATCATCCTAAAAGGATTGAAGCCGTCATTTGCTAATCTGAATCTAACATTTTGAGGATTAGAAGCAAAGAAAGTGTTCCATTCATTATGCCATCTCAAGTCGATTACTGTCTTTGATGACATAAAAGGCTTCTGAAGTCATGGtatcaaagaaaaatgatgcACAACATTAGCAAAATCTTGCTTACCTTATCTTGTTTGTTTATGGCCTGACTTGGtgattcttgttattttctatCTAGATGTCCAACAAAAGTCacgttttttctttgtttttgcatCTTTTCAATACAACATACAATGTTTTGGACACGCATCAATGTTCACATAACTGAAGGTAAAATCTCTGATAACCTTTTTAATCTCATTATAAAACTTTGGGAAATGCTTCTTTCAATAGTTCAAGTAACATGGTGAAGAACTTGTTGTACCATCCACGTAAGCATTTTATTTGAAAGAGTCGAACCAATTACAAGTTACTAAACCATGTGCAACTTGGGCATAGTTCTTGCTCTGCATCCTCTAATAACTTATTAAATGACTCAAATTTGTAGTATGACTATTCATGGTTTCATGCTCCTCTTTATCTAACCCAGTACCGGAGCTCGATGCTATAAACTTATCATGCAACATTTCATGCATCTCATCTTCGTCTAACTCATTAGATGCATTGTCCACATTAACTGCCGACATTGTAAAAGGTTCTTCATGATAATCCCATTAAATGTAGCCTAGAAAGATTCATtacatattatatgatagaaaacTGACTGCAGAGGTAGGTATAAGAAGTTGTTGCATTTTATGCATGGACATTTTGATCCTACTATTAATCATTGGAGAGTTTGCAAGGGCAAATACTATAAATTCTTCTGCTCCAGTCACATATTCCTCACTTGGACTATCAAATATGACAACAAccattattattataaaatcTTCAACAAAATTACTGAAAAGTCAACTGGTACCTCTCTTTGTTCATCCAAGTCTTGTCTTCCTTTGAAATTAAATAACTAAGTAAATTCAACAATCACCCTTCTTCTTAGCAAAATTCTTCAATCTGAAATGATTAATAGGTATTACAAAAGAGACATGGTTAATGTTCCTTGGGTAAGGGAATTACATGAACTTTCTCAGAGGACACACCTCTTGATGACGAAGAAATGACATTGACTTATAAATCTTTTTTAAAAGGAAGATGCATAAGAATTTAGAACACATTTACGATACTTCctaaaatgaaattcaaatgatCAAATCCAACTCTCATTGGAGTCAATGTTTCTATGTTTTTTAATCAGAACTAGATTTTCTACCAAATCTGTCCAAACGAATTTGAAATTAGATATATCCATCATCCTTATTATCTACTAACTATAGAGAGCTTCCACCTTTGGTAAAGGAGGGATGTGAAAGCATATGATTTCAGAAGAAATCTCAAGCATTGGAAAAGGGCCAAGTCTTACATTGCCCTATCATACTTCTAATTTTCAATAATAAGTTCTCTTAATGGGAACTTAGATCTAAACTCTCTTGAATTTTGTAAACAAACATCAACCTCCTTGCCCCAGCTTAACTCCCTCTTACAACCTAGAGgttagaaagaagaaaataaataagtggTAACATTACATTGTTTGAAAAGGCCATGGTCTTACTGTATCCATGTCCACTGATGAAACCTAAATTTTGGACTAAGTGATATTAATTAGAAAAGTTCAGCATGATACATAAATGTGCCAAAGTTTaaagtatcaatatgaaaataaagaggtCTTGTAAGGCTGGTGCAGCTCATATG
This window of the Nymphaea colorata isolate Beijing-Zhang1983 chromosome 2, ASM883128v2, whole genome shotgun sequence genome carries:
- the LOC116247526 gene encoding divinyl chlorophyllide a 8-vinyl-reductase, chloroplastic-like; amino-acid sequence: MPPSVYKFCFIDVSSKDIVNKAFTNVHLALMKKPLLEFQRAKLKFEAELQQEAENGDFTYSIVRPTAFFMSLGGQVELVKDGKPYVMFGDGKLCTCKPISEEDLASFIADCISCEDKINKILPIGGPGKALTPLEQGELLFKLLGKEPKFLKVPIGMMDFVIGILDFLVKFFFSLGDAAEFRKIGRYYAAESMLVLNPEDE